A genomic segment from Bacillus rossius redtenbacheri isolate Brsri chromosome 5, Brsri_v3, whole genome shotgun sequence encodes:
- the LOC134532363 gene encoding uncharacterized protein LOC134532363 isoform X2 — MANTKAPGFGSVCHGDARGQASIRRGARWTARVLPRVRRPSGDESSEYRRGVLRSFVAGGEVCSLRPTASLLRPEFPQQSRSVAR, encoded by the exons ATGGCTAACACAAAAG CGCCCGGGTTTGGATCAGTGTGCCACGGGGATGCGCGCGGGCAAGCCAGCATCCGGCGCGGCGCTCGCTGGACCGCGCGGGTCCTGCCACGGGTTCGACGGCCGAGCGGCGACGAGTCCTCCGAGTACCGCCGCGGGGTCCTTCGGTCCTTCGTCGCTGGGGGGGAAGTCTGCAGTCTGCGTCCTACCGCCTCGCTGCTAAGGCCCGAGTTCCCACAGCAA TCAAGAAGTGTTGCAAGATGA